The DNA sequence GAGAACGAGGTCCACACCCCCATCACCGGCGTCGTCAGGAAGATACTCGTCAAGATGGGCGACTCGGTCAACCCCGACGAAACACTCCTGGAAGTCGAACCCGAGGGTTAGTCTCCTGGGAAAGCCTTCTTTTGGAAACTCTGATTTATTGCACTGAGGGAACCTTTAACGCCCTGCGGTTCATCCCGATTTTGCAAGCAAAATCGGGATGAACCGCAGGGCATTGAAAGTCTTTGAAGGGGGGCTGGGGGAAACGTGGGCCTATGGCCCTTCTACAGAAAGTTTCCCCCAGGGCAATTAATCAGAGCTTCCCTTATTCCCGCGGGGAGCCTTCCGTCCAGGGGTTCCCGCAGGGAGCGGTCAATGGCGGCCCGGCCGGTCGGCGGCGCGGGTGTGCCTGGACGATACCATTCGGGCCCTCTCCCATGGCGTTTACAGAAGTCCTCTCGGTCGTCTTTCCGGTCTTCTCCATCATAGGGCTCGGCTATCTCTTCGCCTCTTTCAGGTCCATAAGCCTCGAGCCCATAATGGAGGTGCTCCTCTACCTCACCATTCCGGCTCTCGTCATATCCTCGCTCACCGACAGCCCCATCGTCACGTCCGATCTCGTGGAGGTATCGGCCGTGGCCGCCGCCGTGGTGGCGGCCACGGCCCTTGCAAGCCGTCTCTACCTCTCCTTTCGCCCCATGGAGGACAGACGCGGCTTCTACATGGCGGCCATGTTCATGAACTCCGGCAACATGGGCTTTCCGCTGGCGCTGCTCGCCTTCGGCTCCGCGGGGCTCTCGGTGGCCGTCGTATACTTCATAGCGGTGAGTCTTCTCGTCTACTCGGTGGGCATATCCATAGCCAAGGGGCGCGGCGGCATGACCGAGATATTCAGGCTGCCGCTCATATACGCGGCCGGGACGGGTCTGGTCCTGAACCTCTCGGGCCTGGCACTGCCCGCGGCGCTCAAGAACACCGTCGATCTGCTCGGCGCGGCGACGATACCGCTCATGCAGGTGAGCCTGGGCTACCGCCTCTATTCGGCCAGGGTCGCCCACCTGGGCGATTCGCTGGCGTGCACGGCGATCCGCATCGGCGTGGGGGCGGCCGCGGCCTGGTTCGTCACCGGTCTCTTCGGCATGGGGGGACTCAACCGGCAGGTAGCGATCCTGGCCTCGTCCATGCCGTCAGCGGTGATGAACTTCGTCATGACCCACCGCTACGGCGGTCGAAGCGATCTCGTGGCCTCGACCATAGCCGTGAGCACCGTCGTGAGCGTGGTGACGACGCCTGTGGTGCTGGTGCTCATATCCGACTGACGCCGCCGTGACTTGCGGCTGCGCTCGAGGCGTGGAGGGGATGGTCTGAGATGGACGGTTCGACGCGAAGGTTCATAATGGCCGGGCTCGTGGCGGCCCTGGTTGCGGCCGTTCTCACGGGGTCGCTCTTCGGCGCGGTCATGAAGCGGGCCGTGGAGGAGCACGAGGCGCTTGCCGCCTCGCAGCGCGAGTACAGGCGGCTTGAGAGGGCCGCGGCGGGCGGCGACGCGGAGGCGGCGCGGGCACTCCCCGAGGCGAAGCGGGAGGCGGAGGCCGCCGAGGCGGGCTACGGCGGCCTTGCGCCGTGGTACGTCTTCTACAGGCTCACCGACTTCACGGGAAGGCTCTTCCTGAACCTTTTGAATCTGCTCGTCCTGCCGCT is a window from the Deltaproteobacteria bacterium genome containing:
- a CDS encoding AEC family transporter, which codes for MALLQKVSPRAINQSFPYSRGEPSVQGFPQGAVNGGPAGRRRGCAWTIPFGPSPMAFTEVLSVVFPVFSIIGLGYLFASFRSISLEPIMEVLLYLTIPALVISSLTDSPIVTSDLVEVSAVAAAVVAATALASRLYLSFRPMEDRRGFYMAAMFMNSGNMGFPLALLAFGSAGLSVAVVYFIAVSLLVYSVGISIAKGRGGMTEIFRLPLIYAAGTGLVLNLSGLALPAALKNTVDLLGAATIPLMQVSLGYRLYSARVAHLGDSLACTAIRIGVGAAAAWFVTGLFGMGGLNRQVAILASSMPSAVMNFVMTHRYGGRSDLVASTIAVSTVVSVVTTPVVLVLISD